A segment of the Nitrospirota bacterium genome:
GGGATACCCGACGCGCAGACGCCGCTGAATGAAGGAGGCCGAAGCTTGTCCCGTGGTGGCCACCAGGTCGATCGCCTTCTCGTACAGGTCGTCGCGTTCAGGGTCTTCGCCTCCCCGCATGCCCGAGGCGTCGGCCTCTTCGAGGTTCCACTCGTATTGGGGCGAGGCCTGCTCTTTGATAAACGCGACCGTCGCGGCGATCTCCGTGTCCGAGACGAACGCACCGTGGATGCGCGCGATCCGGCCGGTCCCCGGCATCAGATACAGCATATCCCCGCGGCCCAGGAGTTGCTCGGCCCCGTTCGCGTCCAGGATCGTGCGCGAGTCGGTCTTCGACGACACTTGGAACGACATCCGGGCCGGAAAGTTGGCTTTGATCACGCCGGTGAGCACGTCCACCGACGGCCGCTGCGTGGCGAGGATCAGGTGGATCCCGGCCGCGCGCGCCATCTGCGCGAGCCGCATGATGGAGTCTTCCACCTCCCGCGCGGCGACGAGCATGAGATCCGCGAGTTCGTCGATGATGACCACGATGTAGGGAAGCCGCTCGGGCAGCGGTGTGGCTGGGGATGGTTCGTCGCCGGTCGCCTTGCGGTCGCCCCCCGCGGCCGGCGGCGGGGCCGACTCGATCTGTTTATTGTAGCCATCGATGTTGCGCACGCCCGACTCGGCCAGCAGCCGATATCGTCGCTGCATCTCGGCCACCACCCGCTTGAGCGCCAAGGCCGCGTCCTTGGGTTGGGTCACTACCGGCGCGAGCAGGTGCGGGATGGCGTCGTAGGCGGACAGCTCGAGCATCTTGGGATCGACCATCAGCATCCGCACGTCGCGCGGGCTCGCGGCGGCCAGCAGACTGAGGATCATGGTGTTGAGGGCCACGCTCTTTCCGGACCCGGTGGCGCCCGCTACCAGCAGGTGCGGCATGCCCGCGAGGTCGGCCACCACCGGCTGGCCCACGGTGTCCTTGCCCAGCGCCAGCGGCAGCCGGCCCGGGGTGTCCAAGAACTCGGTCGAGGAGAGAATCTCCTTCAGCGCCACCATCTCGCGCGCTTGGTTGGGAATCTCTATTCCGATCGCGGATTTGCCGGGAAGCGGGGTGACGATCCGCACGCTCGGCGCCTTCATCGCCAGCGCGAGGTCGTCGGCCAGGTTCAACACCTTGCTCACCTTGACGCCCGGCTCCAGTTCCACCTCGTACATGGTGATGACCGGTCCGGGATGAACCTCGGTCACGGTGCCCTCGACGCCGAAATCCAACAGCTTCTTCTCCAGGAGCCGCGAACTCATCACCAACTCGTCCTTCCCGACTTTCCGCGAAGACGAGGGCGCGTCGGCTAAGAGCGACAAGGGCGGCAGTTGGTAGTTGGCGTGCCCCCGCATGAACGCCAGGCTTTCTTGGCGCTGCGGTGGTACGGGCGGCTCCGGCGCTTCCGCGATCCGCGGGGGGGGCGGCGCAGGCGCGTCGGCCCGACGCGTCACCGGCGCGATGTGTTTGCGGCGCGTGCGTCCGCGGCGGATCACCAAGAGGCGGGCCGCGCGCGCAACGAATCCTGAAAGAGTATCCCTGGCGCGGTCCGCCGCCTCCCGCAGCGACAACGGCGTGAGAATCAGGAGCGAGAGGATCCCCAGCGCGGTCACCACGATGAGCGTGCCCCACCAGGCGAACGCCCCCAGCAGGAGACTCGATGCAGCGTCACCCAACGCGCCACCCCCGTAAATGCCCCCTTCCGGCAGGTACAGCTCGGTCAGCGTGGAGACGAACAGTACGAGCAGGGCGCCGCCGCCGGTCCCGCCCCACGTCCAGAGCGCGCGTTTACGCACCATCCCGTGCCAAGCAGCGAACGCCACAAACACGGGCAACAGGTAAGCCCCCGCCCCCAACAATTGAAACAGGCCTTCCGACAGGTTGGCGCCGACGCGGCCGGCAAGGTTGTGGACCGGGGTGCGGGAAGTAGAGAAGAGCGACGGGTCTCCCGAGGCGTGCGACAGAAGGCTGACGGCGAGAAACAACGACGCCATCGCCGCGGTCACCCCCAAGACTTCCTGGACCCGTTCGCGAGACATCCCGGCGACAGGCATGGGACCGCAGTATAGCAAAGCGCCTTGCGCGGTTTCAACGAAGTCAGGGAGCCTGTCCAGAAAGGGTCATCTGCGGCGTTGCCGCTCTTTTGGTTCCACGGCCGCCTCACCGTCTCGGCGGCGCTCGTGGCTTGGCGCCACTTCTTCGTGGCGCCACTCGCCTCACGTACGCACTTAGTACGCTGCGCTCCCGTGCTCGCGGCGCCTTGCGACCCACCCTCGGAAGTGGGAACGCCGGAAGTCCCCGAAGGGGGCATCTGACGCCTTCCTGAACAGGCTCCGCTGTCCGCGGATTCGGACCTACGAAGCAACGCTGCAGATGGACTTTTTCAGCGGCCTAGAAGCGGCGGAGCGCGCGGGCGCAGCGGCCCACCACCAGCACCAAGGCGCGCCGGACGCGCCGCCACCAGGCCGCGAGGCGGGCGCGGCCGAAGGGGCGCGGCGGGCGCCCGGCGCTATAGGCGTTCCACTCCCGTTCCAGGCGCACGCGGCAGGATAGACACATTCCGTGTGTGGGCGTGGGATCGCCCCCGTCCGAACGGTCCAGTTGCACGCGACACCACGAGCAAATCCGTACCATCGCCGCTCCCGAACTCTCCCAGCACGATGCGGATGCGTCGCTCTCGGCAGGAGCTACGATTGACCGCTCCCCGGAATTTCCCTACAATGCGCGTCGCGCGAAGATGAGCGAGGCAGGGGCTCGCCCCCCTGCCTCGCGAAGGCGGCCGTGCCACAGCTCCCCGTTTTCGACACCATCGCCATGGACATGGCGCGCCCTTGTTGTTGGCGCTTGCCGAATCCGGTATCGCGCGCGAGTATATTCTCTATAGAGAATCTTGTCAATGACGAGATTCTCTAAAGAAAACACCTTCTCCCGCGCCGCCATCGGGCGGCGCGTTCGCGAAATTCGGGGGACACTCGCCTCCCAGGCTTTTGCGGCGCGCCTCGGCGTGTCGCCCGGCTTCGTGAATGAAATTGAACACGGGCGCAAGAAGCCGTCCGCGGAGATGCTGTTCGCACTGGAAGCCGAGTTCGGGGTGGACGCCAATTGGGTGCTGCGCGGCGGCGACGGCTCCCAAGGCGCGGCGGAGGCCGCGCCCCGCTACGGGACGGGCATCGGGTCCGAACCCCGTCGGGGGAACCTCCCGATCCCCGTCTATCGGCAGGACGCGGAAGGCCGCGCCCTCCACGCGGAGCCGACCGAACTGCGCCTGCCCCTGGAGTACTCGGGACGAGAGGTGATTGCCGTTGCCCTCGCGGACGACAGCATGGCCCCGACCGCGGCCGCCGGATCCCTGGTGGGGGTCGATCGCGGACGAACACGGGTAGCTGACGGGGACCCGGCCCTGGTCGAACTCGGCGGCACCGCGTCCCCGAGGACCCTGGTCCGGCGAGTCTATCGGACCCGAGCCGGTATCCGCCTCCGAGCCGACAACGACTTGGTCGCTGAAACCGTTGTGCCGGCGCGCCGCCTCCGGATCTTGGGCAAAGTCGTGTGGGTGCTTCGGCGGACCGCGCACGAGCCGCCGCCATCGCCTTGACCCAGACCTCCGCGACTTCTAATAAACAGGTAGCCCACGGAGCCCGAATTGGCGCCATTTTCGAGAACGTCACCGTTTCGATTTACGCTTGACTTCGCCTTCGCCCTCCCCTATAGTTGACCCGCTTTTTGCCGTGAAATATCAATGAGGTGGCGCTCGCAGAGGGAATTTTTCCCTTTGCCCGTGGTCTTAGTAAGGAAGCGTCTGAGGCGTCCTACCCTCTGCACGGGAGAGGTCTGCATTGTTCGGGGTTCGCTCCGCCCGGCGAGTGGGGTGTATTGAATGATTCGCCCGCGTCGAATAGCCGCGGTGGCGACCGTGGCGATCGCCCTGGCGTCCTTGGCGGTCACCGCGCTGGGGAACTCGATCAAGGGCTCCCGGCATGACCTGTCATTTCTGAACATGCGCGGATACGGGGTGGAAACTGGTCCCATGACCGGGGCGACCTTCAACGACTACAAGGAAGTCTGCGTGTACTGCCACACGCCCCACAACGCGGACGGCGCGGCTCCGCTCTGGAACCGCGAACTGCCTGAGCCAAGCGGGTATCAGATGTACGCGTCGCCCAATTTCGACTCCCGGGCGGATACCCCCGACGGGATCTCTCTCGCCTGTTTGTCCTGCCACGACGGCACGGTCGCGGTGGATGCGGTTCGCAACAAGCCGAAATACCATGCCATCGTGGACGCGGGCACGCACTACAAGATGGACCTGGAGGGGACGCCCGGCAGCGATAGCTGCGGCAAGTGTCACAATCGCCAGGAAGGCGCGTACGGCGGCATCGGCCGTGCGCACGACGCCTCGATCCGGTATCTGACGCAGGATCTGCGCGACGACCACCCGTTTTCCATCCCGTTTCCGTCCTACGCGCTGGACCCGGGGTTCAACCAGCCGACCACGCTCAAACCCGACGGCGGTCGGATGTTCCCCAACGGCATCCAGACGTTTGCCGGCGACAAGGTCCAGTGCGCGTCCTGCCACGACCCGCACGACCCGGACGAGCGCAACGAAGAGGGGCGTGATCCGTTCCTGAGGACCTCGAACCGCGAGAGTGCGCTATGTCTCACGTGCCACGCCAAGTGAAGGCTGGTCCGCCGATAACGGGCGGCTGCTGCGTTGGCGCATCGGCCGCGCGTCCTCACGTACGAACCAGTACGCTCCGGCGCGCGGCCTCACGCCGCCTTGCATCCGCCTCGTTCTTGGCGGCCAGCCGTTCGGTTTTTGGCTTTCTCGCCCACTCGCCCACTCTCCCCCTCTCCCTGTCGGTCTTGTTACTCATAGCCGGCTGCGCGTCGGCGCCGAAGAACGACATGGACCTGGTCTGGCCCCTGCCGCCGGAGACGCCGCGGATCAAGTTCATCAAAAGCATCTCGTCCTCCGGCGATGTGCAGCCGCCGTCGTTCGCGCAGCGAATCAAGACTACCGTGATCGGGGACGACCCGGTCGCGTCGCTGGGCAAGCCGTACGCCGTGCACGTGGACCGCACGGGACGCATTCTGGTCGCGGACTCGGCGTGGCGCAAAGTTCTGGTGTTCGACGAGCCGGGCCACGACTTCTTCATCGTGGGGATCGACGGCCCCGGGGCGCTGATCAACCCCCGCGGCGTGACCACCGACGCGCAAGGCCGCATCTACGTCACCGACACGTCGCAGAACCGCGTGGTCGTCTACGACGACAAGGGCGGGTTTCAACTCGCCATGGGGTTGCGGGGGCAACTCGATAAACCCGTGGGGATTGCAGTCAACGACGCGCTCAAGCGCGTGTATGTGGTCAGCACGGGCAGCACTGCCACCCAGACTCATAAGGTCACGGTGTTCGACGCGGCGAGCGGCAACGTGCTGTTCGAGTTCGGGGGCCGAGGGGTTGAAGACGGACAGTTCAACTTCCCCACCAATGCCGTGGTCGATGCGTCGGGGAAGGTCCATGTGATGGACTCATTCAACTTTCGCGTCCAGACGTTTGACGCCGACGGCAAGTTTCTTTCCAAGTTCGGCGGCATCGGCACCGGGTTCGGGCAGTTCTCCAAACCCAAGGGGATCGGCGTGGACAGCGAAGGCCACATCTACGTGAGCGACGCGGCCTTCAATAACGTTCAGATCTTCGACCCGGAAGGCCGGCTCCTGTTGTTTTTCGGCGAGCTCGGCAGCCGGCGCGGGCAGTTCTGGCTCCCGGCCGGTCTCGCCGTCGACGCGCAGGATCGAATTTACGTCGCCGATCAGTACAACCAGCGGATCAACATTTACCAGTACCTGCCCGAGGGGGCGCACACGGGTAGTGCGTCCAGCGGGCCGGACACAGCCTCGACGAATTGAGCAGCAGGGGATGCGGACGCCCAAGACGTTGAATCACAATTTCAACCAAAGAAGGAGGGCGGTATGAACGCCGTTCGGGTCGGATGGTTCGCGTTGTTGGGAGTGGTGGTGGCTGCGGGGGCGTGGTGGGTCACCAATGCGTGGGGAGCTCATTGCGGCGGCACCACCGGAAAGAGCTGCACGGAGAACATCCGCGAGACCAAACATAACCTTGCCGCCAACACCGACATCCTGTCGTCAGGCACCACCGAGGTCTGCGTGTTTTGCCACACGCCCCACGGCGGCAGCACCAACGTGGCCGGCGGGGGTGCGCCGTTATGGAACCGAGCCCTGCCGCTGGGAACGGACGTCGGTAGCGGTTCCGGACAGTTCCAAGTGTACGACTCGCCCAATTTCGACAACCAACTGGGGGCTGAACTCCCTGGTCCGAAGGGAGTCTCTCTGGCATGCCTGTCGTGCCATGACGGAACGATTGCTTTGGACGCGCTGATCAATGCACCGGGCTCCGGAGGGTTCAACGCCGCGAACCGGAGTTCCGTCAGCGGCACCTCGACGGGCGCCCGGCTCGATGGGATCTCGTTCACCGGCCCTGGCGTCGATCCTGCAACGGAGTCTCTCAATGAGGGCCTCCGTCCCAGCACGACGACAGGTGGTGGATTCGCCGGTGGTCTGAACGACTTCGTCGGAGGTCCCGGTATGGAACCTTTCCCGAACCTAACCCGCGACCTGAGGGACGACCACCCGATCTCGGTACGGATGCCGCCGGCCAACGTGGACCCGCAGTTCGCCGACGCCATCACGAACTCGCCGACTACGACCGGTAACATTCGTCCGATGCAACGGTTGGGCGCCACGTTGCCGCCGGACAAACGCGACCAGATTCGGCTCTACAATAGCGGCATCAGTTCTGGGACCACGGTATCGGTCGACTGGGTCGAATGCGCCTCATGCCACAACCCCCACACCCCAAGGACGACATTTCTCCGGCTACCAAGCCTCCCAAATGATCCGAACCTTGCCGTCACGAATCCGGCAGACGGCGACGTGACTCCAGTGGTCGGCGCGACGCGCAACCTCAACCACGAGCCGAATCAAGGGAGCTTGATCTGCCTCACCTGTCACGAAAAGTGACCGGCCCACCGGCGCTCGCAGCCTCGGTGGGCCGGTGGCTCCCCAATCCGCAGGAATTCGCCCAGGCTTCAGCCTGGGCGAAACCGCTTTTGGGCAGGCCGTCGGTCGCGACGAGGGTACGTGCGGGGCTGATTGTGGCGATGGCCGTCATCGCAACACCGCGAATGGGATATCCCGCCGAGGGCACCGTGGTCGCGCGGGTCAACGGCGTGCCCATCACCTTGGCGCAGGTCAACCGGGCGGTGGACGACCGCCTGCCTCGGATCACGGGACACGGGTCGATCTCCGATGCTCGACGTGAGGTCCTGCGATCGCAAGTCACCCAGGACTTGATCCAGGAAGAATTGATGGTGCAGGAAGCCGAGCGGCAGAAGCTCTCCGTGCCCTCGGCCAGGGTCGACGACGAGATGGCAAAGATCCGGAAGCGGTTCTCGGATCAGGCGCAGTACCAGCTCGCGCTGTCCCGCGCCGGGCTCTCCGAGTCCGAGGTTCGCCGCGAAGTCGAACGTCACCTGCTCGTAAAGGCCGTGGCGCAGAAGGAAGTCACTGCCAAGGTTGTGGTCACCGAGGCGTCGATGCGCGCGCACTACGACGCTGATCCGTCGAGGTTCGTGGTCCCTGAGCAGGTCCGCTACCGACAGATATTGATTGCCGTTGACCCCGGCGGAAGCCCGGCGCAGTGGGACGCCGCCAAACGGCGCGCCGCGGAACTGGGCAACCTCAGCCGACGCGGACGGAGTTTTTCGGAACTGGCCGCCATGCATTCGGACGACCGGACAACACGGGAAACTGGTGGTGACATGGGCTGGGTACATCGCGGGCGCCTCGACCACGACCAGGACGAGGCGCTGTTCGCCCTCGCGCCCGGCGAGGTCAGCGCGCCCGTTCGCACGTTATACGGCTACGCGATCTACCAGGTAGAGGCCAAGAAGGCTAGCCGCGCACTGACATGGAACGAGGTCAACAAGGCCAGGCTCTCCGATGAGCTGCAGCGCGTAGAGGCCGAGAAGCGACGCGCCGAGTGGCTGGAGGACCTTAGACGCCGCGCGGTAGTGGAAGTCTTGTCACCCGAGCCGTGAAACGTTCCGCATGACCGGGTGGGACTCGGGCGCGGGAGGAGCGAGCCGTCAACCTCTTATGGCGAGGCGCGTGGCAGGCCTCGTCGCGCTGGGGACACTTGTGCTGGGCTTCGCACCAGCCCACGCCCGCGGGCTCAATCTGCACGGTGTGCTGGAGATCACCTCACGGTGGTCGCGTTTTGATCAGCGCGTTTTGGGGACGGCCCTCACACCCACTGTCAACACCGGTCTCCTACAACACTATCAGCTCGGCAGCACCGGAGAGATTTACCACCCCAACCTGGGAAGTTACACTGCCAGCGTGTCGCTGACCGACGACGTAGGGAGGCTGGACGGCGACGAGTCTCAGGATCTGGCGGTCAAAGACTTTTACTTCAGCATGAACTTCCTTCCGAGAATCACGCCTGTGTCGTTTTACGCGCAGCGGATCATCCAGGACAACGACGCGGTGCGGCCGGACCAGTTCGGCACGGTATCCACCAATTCGACGTACAACCTAACGTGGGACATCCCCATGCAGCGGACGCTCCCGCGGTTTCGCGTCAACTTGTGGCAGACGGAACTCGACGTCGACTCCACCCTGACCTCGTCGTTCCAGCGCACCCGTTCCGCCGCGCTTGATGCGGATGGACGCACGGGGAATACCCGGTACGTCGCTCGCTATCAAATCACTCAGTTGGCCGGCCTGGGACAGGAAACGAACGGCTACACCATCACCGGCTCCGCTGACACGCAGTTCACCCCCGCGCTCTCCGGGGCGGCGCGGGCCAACTACTCGTCGAGCGTGTCCACGCTCGGTGTCGTCACGCCCGGCTTGGGCACACTGCTGCAACGCAGTGCCGGCGCCAGCGTATTTTACCGGCCCAGCCTGAACACCACGGCCAGCGGCACATACGACTATTATCGCGATCCGTTCATCCGTCACCTGGCGGTGGCAAGCGCCACGCTCAGACCCTTGCAGGAGCTGGATGTGTCCGGCGGGTATCGGCTCTCGCGTTTCGACGTGCCAGACGCGCTTACCACGTCGCACTACGCGTACGCATCCGCGAACTACCGACCGATTCTGGGATTGTCCACCAATCTCACCGCGTCGGTGGGTTACACCGACATCAGCGGTCTGTCCAGCGTGACAAGCAACTATCAAAACTATGGCTACGGAGCGAACTACCTCAAGACGCTGACGCTCGTGGTGTACCGCCTGGGGTATCAGGGTGGCTACGGCCACAACAAGCTCAGCACTCCCACTGGCTCGTCCACCAACCTCACCAATGTGTTCACGGCCGGGCTCAGCAACACGCAGACGCGTCTGGTCTCCGTGTCCGGAGACTACGCGCTATCGCTCGTACACAGTCGAACCGTGGGAGCCGAAGCCGCAGATCAAACCGACCATCGGTTTCAGGTGACGGCGAGCAGCAACGCCCCGCACAGCCTTTTCCTCCCCGGAGATTTCTTGGTCCTCACCGGACTCACGTCGTACACGTTGTCGCAGTACCGTGATTTCTCGAACCACGTGTTCGTGCTGAGCACGACCGACACCTACGAGACCGGTCGTGGTATCGCGGCAACGGTCGGGTATACATACGAACAGCAGTCGCAGCTCGCGTACGATTACAAGAACACGAGCTTTATCCAGGTCAGGTGGCTGTCGTATATTGTGCGGAACGGCGCGCTGGATCTCACCGCCAAACAAGCGTGGGAACGATATGCGGGGAACCAGCCGGACGTAACGCGATCGGAAGGAGGCGCGTTGTTCACATACTACCTGGGCCGGATCTCGTTGAGCGCCGACTATCGCATCCTGTACGAAACGCGGCCCGATGATCGGCAGCTGAGTCAGAGCGCGTTCTTCAAGGCCGCGCGACCGTTCTGATGAAAGACGACGAGGCGACGGGGCGAATGGGTGACTGGGTGAAAAGGCGGACGGCTGTTGCCCTTCTCCCCCGTTCACCCCGTCTCCCCGTCACCCTGTCGGTGTTATTACTGACCGCTGCCTGCGCGGGGACGCCGCCCGCGCCCACCGCGCCCACGGTAGCGCGGGTGTGGCCGCTGCCGCCCGATCCGCCGCGCATCGCGTACGAGCGAAATCTCACGCAAGCCGAGATCAAGAAGCCCAAGGGGTTTTTCGCCCGCTTGCTGGCCCGTATCATCGGCGAAGGCGAAATCGAGCCGGCCCGCATGATCCGGCCGTTCGCGCTCTTCACGGACGACCGCGGCACCTTGTTCGTCACGGACATGGGGCTCCAGGTGGTGCACCGATTCGCCCCCGATGGTACGTATGGACAACTCTTTCGCCTCAACAGCGGCCGGCGGCTGCTGTCGCCCACCGGCGTCACCGCGGATCGCGAAGGGGTCGTCTACGTCGCGGACTCCCAGCTCAATCGCGTGCTGGTGTTCGATCAGGCGGGCGCATATCAACGCGAGTTCCTTGCAGACGGCGACGTGGTCCGTCTCACGGGCGTCGCGTACCACCGAGGTCGCGACGCGCTGTACCTCAGCGACGCGGGCGGTCACAGAGTCTTGATCTACGGACGCGACGGCCACAAACTCGGCGAATTCGGCACCCGCGGGCCCGCGAACGGTCAGTTCAACTTTCCCACGCACCTCGCCGTGGACGAAAGCGGGCGACTCTACGTCACCGACGCGATGAACTTTCGCATCCAGGTCCTCGATCCCGACGGCGCCTGGGTGCGATCGATCGGTCAATTGGGATCGACGCTCGGCAGCTTCAGCAAACCGAAAGGCGTCGGCCTGGATCGACACGGCAACGTGTACGTGGTGGACGGCTTATACGACACGGTGCAGATTTTCAACCCCGACGGCGAGTTGCTGCTGAACTTCGGCGACGCGGGAACCAAAGAAGGCGCGTTCTGGTTGCCGACCGGCGTGGCCGTGGACCGGCAGGATCGGATCTACGTGGCCGACACGTACAACGCCCGGGTTCAGGTCTTTCGATTGCTGGACGCATCGATCGAACCGGGCGAACCGGAGAATCAGGGAACCGGCGATGGGGTGACCGGAGAAACATCGAGCGGGAGAAGTGGAGAGGGGGAGAACCGGTGAACGGTCGGAAGAACGGAATCATTGCTCTTGCGCCGATTCGCCGGTTCCCGGGCTCACCGGCTGGTGTTTCAAAAGACAGGAGAGTGGCATGAGGAACCAGGGACGGCATCGGTCTCACGTTCTGTACGCGGCCGCGTTGGGAGCGGCGCTTCTCGCGTGGTCGCACCTCGCAGGCGCGCAACCGCCTCCCCCGCCGCCTCCACCGCCCACCCAGCAGGTGCTGGAAGACATCACCAACACCAAACACAACCTCTCGTCGGTGGATCCGCAACAGTTGCTCTCCTCGGGCGTGCTCCCGCGTCCCGGATCTGCGCGCGACGCGGAGGCGGCACCCGGGACCACCACCGAAATTTGTGTGTTCTGTCACACCCCACACGGCGCCAGCGCCACCGGCGGGGCGTTCCGAGCGCCTATTTGGAACCGGAATCTGGACTATCAAGCGACCCGAACGTACCAGCTCTACGATCAAGTCTGGAGTTTCTCGTTCGAAGGCACGCTGAACGATGCGGCGGGCCAACGGCCCACCGGGTATTCGCGCCTGTGCCTGTCCTGCCACGACGGTACCGTGGCCCTGGGCAACGTCATCAACGCCCCGGGGTCTGGCGGGTACCTGGGAACCGTCACCATGACCGGTAATCTCGGCCCCGGAGCAACGATCCCCCCGGGCAGCGGCGACCTGACCGGCGACACGCGGCGGCTGGGACTGGACCTGCGCAACGACCATCCGATCTCGTTTAAGTTCGATCAAGCCCTAGTCGTTCAGGACCAGGAACTGGTGAATCCCGGCCCCGCGCTGCAGTCCCCCTCCAAGGTCGGCGACACCACGCCCCTGTCACCGCTGCGACGCTACCCGGGCAACGATCCCACCACCTACGATACGGTGCAGTGCACGTCGTGCCACAACCCGCACCAGGTCAACTACCCGAAGTTCCTGCGCGCGAACTGGTTCCACATGGAAACCAACAACCCCGATCCCACGAAAAACCACCCGACCGAACAGATTCTCTGCATGTTCTGCCACGACAAGCCGCGCTGGATCGACAGCACGCACGCAATTTCGACCGCCATCCGCAGCCAGTACCCGCTGGTCAACAACGACCCCTCGAATATCAACTCGGGATACGACTTCGACGGCAGCCACACCGTGTCGGAACTGGCCTGCCGCAACTGTCACGACCCGCACACGGCCCAGGGCGCCAAGCGCCTGCACCGTGAGGGCGTCAACGCGCAGGGAACCGATGGCATCGAGGGCACCTGCTACCTCTGCCACGCCCCCAACACCGCGCCGACCGCGCCGGGCACGCTGATCGCCGGCGACCCCACATCGAGCGCCAGTCCGCGCTTCGTGACCGGCACCGGCCGGGCCGCGCCCGACGTGTACAGCGAATTTTCAAAAGATAGCGGTAGCACCAATTGTGCCGAGTTTCCGAAGTGCGGTAGCGCGATGAGTCTCCAGTTCGACCAGGGCCACGAGCCCGTGTTCGTGGCGCGCTCCCAGGAAGGTGTCGAGCTCAAGAGTCTGGCTGCGCCCGCCGGCAACGAGTTCTCGCCGGGCACGGGTACTCCAGACACCGCGCATATCGAATGCGTGGACTGCCACAACCCGCACCAGGTCGTCCGCGACAACCGGCTGCGGGGCATCAAGGGCATCACGTTCGCCGGTCAAGTCATCGAGACCACGACGGGGAACCTCAACCGGCCGTATGTGTACGAGGTGTGCTTCCGCTGCCACGGCAACAGCTACACGGAGATCTTCAACGGCGACCGGTTTCCCCAGGACACCGACTATCGCTCGAACCCCCTGGCACCGGTCAGCAACGCGAAGTTCAGCTTGAAGGGGTTTTCCAACAAACGGCTCGAATTTTCGACCTACGGAAACTTTGGGCAAGAGAGGGCGGGGGGAACCGACGCCAGTTATGTCAATCTCACTGACCCGCCGCCTTGGGGAACGGACCCGGTCACCGGGGCCACAAGGTATGTCGGTCCGGGGGTTCACAAAGGGTTCCATCCCGTGGTCGCCGGAGGCCGCAACGGGACAGACGCGCTGAAGAAGCAGCTTGAGTTCTGGAGCG
Coding sequences within it:
- a CDS encoding S24 family peptidase, whose protein sequence is MTRFSKENTFSRAAIGRRVREIRGTLASQAFAARLGVSPGFVNEIEHGRKKPSAEMLFALEAEFGVDANWVLRGGDGSQGAAEAAPRYGTGIGSEPRRGNLPIPVYRQDAEGRALHAEPTELRLPLEYSGREVIAVALADDSMAPTAAAGSLVGVDRGRTRVADGDPALVELGGTASPRTLVRRVYRTRAGIRLRADNDLVAETVVPARRLRILGKVVWVLRRTAHEPPPSP
- a CDS encoding cytochrome c3 family protein, which codes for MIRPRRIAAVATVAIALASLAVTALGNSIKGSRHDLSFLNMRGYGVETGPMTGATFNDYKEVCVYCHTPHNADGAAPLWNRELPEPSGYQMYASPNFDSRADTPDGISLACLSCHDGTVAVDAVRNKPKYHAIVDAGTHYKMDLEGTPGSDSCGKCHNRQEGAYGGIGRAHDASIRYLTQDLRDDHPFSIPFPSYALDPGFNQPTTLKPDGGRMFPNGIQTFAGDKVQCASCHDPHDPDERNEEGRDPFLRTSNRESALCLTCHAK
- a CDS encoding peptidylprolyl isomerase; translation: MAVIATPRMGYPAEGTVVARVNGVPITLAQVNRAVDDRLPRITGHGSISDARREVLRSQVTQDLIQEELMVQEAERQKLSVPSARVDDEMAKIRKRFSDQAQYQLALSRAGLSESEVRREVERHLLVKAVAQKEVTAKVVVTEASMRAHYDADPSRFVVPEQVRYRQILIAVDPGGSPAQWDAAKRRAAELGNLSRRGRSFSELAAMHSDDRTTRETGGDMGWVHRGRLDHDQDEALFALAPGEVSAPVRTLYGYAIYQVEAKKASRALTWNEVNKARLSDELQRVEAEKRRAEWLEDLRRRAVVEVLSPEP
- a CDS encoding 6-bladed beta-propeller; translation: MDLVWPLPPETPRIKFIKSISSSGDVQPPSFAQRIKTTVIGDDPVASLGKPYAVHVDRTGRILVADSAWRKVLVFDEPGHDFFIVGIDGPGALINPRGVTTDAQGRIYVTDTSQNRVVVYDDKGGFQLAMGLRGQLDKPVGIAVNDALKRVYVVSTGSTATQTHKVTVFDAASGNVLFEFGGRGVEDGQFNFPTNAVVDASGKVHVMDSFNFRVQTFDADGKFLSKFGGIGTGFGQFSKPKGIGVDSEGHIYVSDAAFNNVQIFDPEGRLLLFFGELGSRRGQFWLPAGLAVDAQDRIYVADQYNQRINIYQYLPEGAHTGSASSGPDTASTN
- a CDS encoding DNA translocase FtsK; translated protein: MPVAGMSRERVQEVLGVTAAMASLFLAVSLLSHASGDPSLFSTSRTPVHNLAGRVGANLSEGLFQLLGAGAYLLPVFVAFAAWHGMVRKRALWTWGGTGGGALLVLFVSTLTELYLPEGGIYGGGALGDAASSLLLGAFAWWGTLIVVTALGILSLLILTPLSLREAADRARDTLSGFVARAARLLVIRRGRTRRKHIAPVTRRADAPAPPPPRIAEAPEPPVPPQRQESLAFMRGHANYQLPPLSLLADAPSSSRKVGKDELVMSSRLLEKKLLDFGVEGTVTEVHPGPVITMYEVELEPGVKVSKVLNLADDLALAMKAPSVRIVTPLPGKSAIGIEIPNQAREMVALKEILSSTEFLDTPGRLPLALGKDTVGQPVVADLAGMPHLLVAGATGSGKSVALNTMILSLLAAASPRDVRMLMVDPKMLELSAYDAIPHLLAPVVTQPKDAALALKRVVAEMQRRYRLLAESGVRNIDGYNKQIESAPPPAAGGDRKATGDEPSPATPLPERLPYIVVIIDELADLMLVAAREVEDSIMRLAQMARAAGIHLILATQRPSVDVLTGVIKANFPARMSFQVSSKTDSRTILDANGAEQLLGRGDMLYLMPGTGRIARIHGAFVSDTEIAATVAFIKEQASPQYEWNLEEADASGMRGGEDPERDDLYEKAIDLVATTGQASASFIQRRLRVGYPRAARMIEMMEEDQIIGPASGGKPREVLVRRAVPGEAEA
- a CDS encoding 6-bladed beta-propeller, with translation MKRRTAVALLPRSPRLPVTLSVLLLTAACAGTPPAPTAPTVARVWPLPPDPPRIAYERNLTQAEIKKPKGFFARLLARIIGEGEIEPARMIRPFALFTDDRGTLFVTDMGLQVVHRFAPDGTYGQLFRLNSGRRLLSPTGVTADREGVVYVADSQLNRVLVFDQAGAYQREFLADGDVVRLTGVAYHRGRDALYLSDAGGHRVLIYGRDGHKLGEFGTRGPANGQFNFPTHLAVDESGRLYVTDAMNFRIQVLDPDGAWVRSIGQLGSTLGSFSKPKGVGLDRHGNVYVVDGLYDTVQIFNPDGELLLNFGDAGTKEGAFWLPTGVAVDRQDRIYVADTYNARVQVFRLLDASIEPGEPENQGTGDGVTGETSSGRSGEGENR